ATCTCGCGAGGAACCGTCGGTCGCCCTACATCGTGGCGGCGATCCGGCGGTGGTGGTGGCCTCCATCGCCGCGTGTCGGATTCAAGATGCCAAGCTTCTCCGATTCGTGCGAGTTCATCGCGCGAGACCGAAAATGTGTAATCGGCCGATGCGGCGCAGTCGCGCAACAATTCCCAGTTCGGTCGCTCGTCGAGCGTGCCGAGTCTTTCGTCCAGCCGTTCGCAGATTCTTCGATAGTCGTTCGGTCGATCCGTCAACAAAAACAATGCCGGCGTTCCCCACCAGGACGACGTATTGGTCGGCGCTCCCAGTGTCAGCGCCTTGGCGTAATCCTCCGCTGCCGCTTCCCAGTCGCTTCGTCCGGTATGGAATTGAGCCCGCGCAACCCACGGTTGGTAGTAGCCCGGTTGCAGCGAGACCGCCGTGTCGAAATCGATCTGCGCCGCTTCGGTTCGGCCGGCGTTGACGTGCGATTGAGCGCTAGCGATCAACGAATTCGCTCGCGTGATGTTCTCGGCGAACTGCTCGATCTCCGCCTTGGCCGCAGTCGCTTCGCGAAGCGCTGCCTCCTTCTGATTCCGTTGGTCGATCGCCGCAGTCATCTGCCACAGACTGACCGCCGAACCGATCAGCATCGTTACGCCGACCAACAGAACAGTGACCAACGCCGCGCGATGGCGGCGGGCGAATTTGCGAAACTGATACGTTCGCGACGGCGGCCGCGCTTCGATCGGCTCGGAATTCAGATAGCGTTTGATATCGGCAGCCAACGCGGCCGCCGATTCGTAGCGTCGCGTGCGATCCTTTTCCAACGCTTTCATCACGATCCAGTCGAGATCGCCGCGGATCGTTGCGGCCAAGCGAATCGGTTGCAGACGGCGAGTGGTAGCGACAGTCGAAAGGGCGTCGTTGAGCGTCGACAGACGCTTGCTTGGTTTGGGAGGATCCTCTTCGCGAATGATCCGCCGCAGTTCGTCGTAGCCAGCCGAATCCATCCGCTCGCGATCGAAGGGCGTCGCACCGACAAGCATCTCGTACATCAAGACTCCCAACGAATAGATGTCGCTGCGCGTGTCGATGTCCAGCCCACTCATCTCCGCCTGCTCGGGACTCATGTACAGCGGCGTTCCAATCATCGAAAAGAACCGCGTATAGATCGTCTTGTCGGTCAACGTCTGCCCGATCGCTTTGGCGACACCAAAATCGATCACCTTCGCCACCGGCTTGGCATCGTGCAGCGTGACCATCACGTTGGATGGTTTGATGTCGCGATGGATGACACCTTTTTGATGGGCGTGGTGGACGGCGGAGCAGACGTCGACCAGCAGCGTCAATCGCTCCCGAACTGTCAATTGATGGTTGTCGCAGAACTCAGTGATCGGAAGCCCGCGAACCAGTTCCATCACGAAGTAGGGGCGATGATCAGCGGTCACGCCGGCGTCGAAGACTTGTGCGATGTTGGGATGATTCATCATCGCAACCGCTTGCCGTTCGGCCTCGAATCGAGCGATCACCTCTTTCGAACCCGATCCCGGTTTGACGATCTTCAACGCCACTTTCCGCGCGACCGGTTCGTCCTGCTGAGCGACGAAGACCAGTCCAAACCCACCTTCGCCGATCTGTTCCATCAACCGATAGGCATCGATCTGCAACCCGATGTGCTCGATCGGTTCGGCAATCGGAGGCGTCATCGTGGCGGCGATCCCTTGCCCACCGCCGATCGGTTGATCGAGCAGTTTGGCTGGTTGATCGTGAGCGGCCAGCAACGCTTCGACCGACGCGAGCAGCTGCAAATCGCCGCCGCAAGCAGATTGCAAATAGGCGGCGCGATCCTCGATGCTCTCCTCATCGATCGCTTGCAGGAAGATCGCTCGTTCAGCCGGATTGGTCATCGCATTTTGTCTTACTTAAACGTCGTCGGTAACTCTGCCTCCCTGGATCCCTTCACCTCGGGAAGTGCCGAGCTGTTCCGCTGTCGGGAAGTTACAGCCATTTAATATACCGACTCCAACGTGTGCCCCGATCGGCACCGCAGTAAATCGTTTAACCGCGTGGGCATCGCCCCGCGTTTCATCCTATCTCCTGTATCCACCACACGGCCAAGCGGCCCTACAAAACTTAACGGTACGGGTCGTCTAACCGCGCGGGAATCACCCCCGCACGTTACCGAGTGTAGCGTTTCGGAGACGCGCGGCCCGTTGGGCACGCGGTTAAACGAAATCGGCGTTAGAAGGACCTTCGCGCCGAAGAGTTATTGAGGCCGTTGTGGGCGCCCGTCGGCTTCTTCGCCCGGAGCGCCGTGGCCGTGAGGCGGCTGCTGCAACGCGGCCATCTGCTCGTCGCTCAAGATCGCTGCGAGCCGTTTGTCGACAGTCGACTGCAACGCCGTCAGCTGCTTCGTCTGCCGATCGCTCAAGCCCAACGATTGAATGACAAAATCGGGGATCACTTGGCCGGGACGCGACGGCGGTCCGTGGTGCCCCTCTTGCCCCGGCGGTTGCTGCGTCATCTCTCCACCACCAAAACCAGCTTGCGGAGGCGGTCCGCCGGGACCGCCTTGCGGATTGCCTCGCCGTTGTCCCCCACGCATCGACTGCATCGCTTGCATGGCGACGGAAAGTTCCTGCTTGGTCACGCTGCCGTCTCGATTCGTGTCGGCGCGATCAAACAACTGGCCAATCATTTCGACGGGTGATCCACCGGGGGGCCCACCGCGGCCCGGTGGCTGTGCGGAGACGGTGCTTGCAAATGTAAGTATGCCGCTGATAGCGATCAGGCGAAGCGTTGAATTCACGATGGGGGGTCCTTGCGGAGAACGAAGAAGAGGGGGGAGTCGCAAGACTCAATGCGTCATCGAAAGGGGGAGGGGGACACGAATCTCGCAGCTTTTCAAAGGTTTGTCTGATAGCCTTTCTTTCAACCGGAATTCCAACGTTTTCCGCCATTTTCGCCGATGTTGAGCCTCCCGAAATCACGAAGGTGCTTTCTGCCAACGTGCAATTCCTGCAACCGTTTGGCTCGCCTTCCATCCATGCAATTCAGGAGCGAACAATGAGTATTTCTGCCTCGGGGGCCAATTTCTCTTCCCCTACAAGCTTCGGCACTTCATCCACGCGAGGACCTTCCGCAGAAGAGAAGCAAGAGCATCTTGCGGCGGCACTGGAGTCGATCGGAGTCGATTCGTCGACGGCATCGGATGTGTTGAGCCAGGTCGAAGAGACGGTCGATTCGCTGACAGCAAACGGATCGACAACCAGTGAGTCTTCGATCCGCAGCGCCGTCGAAGAAGTTCTCGAAGCCAACGGCATCGACTCAGCTGAAGTCGATGCGGCGATCAAAGGGAACCGACCGCCGGGCCCGCCCCCCCGCGGCCCCAAGCCAAGCGACGAGGAGTCGACGGATCTGGAGTCGGCCCTGCTATCGTCCAATCTCGACACAGGCACTTTGGATTCGTTGCTAACGTCGATCATCGATACGATTCAAGAACTGACCAGCGACTCGTCGACCGAAGTATCCGACGAGTCGATCCGGTCGGCGTTGACCGAAGCGTTTGAAGAGAGTGGCGTCGACATCGATCTGCTGGAACAATCTCTGGGGCAGCCGATTGGATCCAACGGAAGCATTTTGAACCGACTCGCGTGACAGTCGACGACGATTTCCTACAATGGTTGAATGACCAGCAACAGTAAGAAGGAACTGTAGCGCCGAAGCGTTCCATGAACTCTCCGAAGTTCTCCAAGCGAGCCAGCGGGACTTTCAATCGGCAGCGCTTAACCAATCCTCGCCGGAAACCATGGCATCATGAATATTGTGAAGCGCGACGTCACAAGAATCTTGTCGGCCATCCACGATGGAGATCGGCAAGCGGCCAGCGAGCTGTTGCCCTTGGTTTATGAAGAGCTTCGCAAGCTGGCGGCTAGCAAGATGAATCAGGAGAAGTCGGGGCAAACGCTGCAGCCGACGGCTCTTGTTCACGAAGCGTTTTTGCGGCTTGTCGGTGGCGAGACGCCACGAGAATGGGATTCGCGAGGTCACTTCTTTGCAGCGGCCGCCGAAGCGATGCGTCGGATTTTGATCGATAACGCGCGGCGACGGGGCCGCGATAAACGGGGCGGTGACTACGTCCGCCACGAACTGCACGAAGAGAGTGCTTTTGTCGATGCCGAAGATTTCGACGACTTGTTGGCCCTCGACGATGCGCTCAATAAACTGGCCCTCGAAGACACCGAACTGGCCAAACTGGTCGAGCTGCGTTATTTCACGGGGCTGACGATCGAAGAGACGGCGCAAGTCCTGGGGCAGTCCACGCGAACCGTCAAACGCCACTGGGCCTTCGCCCGCGCCTGGCTGCAACGCGAGATCAATGCGTAGCCGCCGAGATCGCAATTTCTCCCAGCTCCCGCCTGCCAACTCCCTGCTGCCCCGTAGTTGCGATTTCTCAAAACTGCATAATTGGAAAGTTGCCGCTGGCGACCGCCGTTCTTTAGGTTTCCGATTTGCCAGGACGAGGGTTTAGTGTCTCGAGGAATTATTGATTACGCGATGATTGTGTCAGCCGGTCTGCTGTACGCGATCGCGCTGAAGTATTTTGTTCTGCCATCAAAAGTAATCCTGACGGGCAGCGAAGGGATCGCGGCGGCTCTCTCTTATTACTTCGAAAACTACTCGCTGTTCATCGTCTTGTATCTGGTGTTCCAGGCGGCGCTGTTGGCGTTTGCATTCGCTCGCGTCGGTCGCACCTTTGCGCTTCGCTCGCTGATCGTTGTCGGCACGGTTGTGCTGGCGCTCGCCGGATTGCCCGAATTACAATTTGCCTCCCCCGAACCTCAAAACGAGCGGATCATCCTGGTCATCTTCGGCGGCCTGTTAGCCGGCTTCGCCAAAGCGCTGGCGTTCAAAAATCGCGGCTCCACCGGCGACGAAGATATCCTGGGGGCCTACTTTGCGATGAAGTATCTGAAGCCGGTCGGATCGATCGCGATCTTTGCCGCCGTCGGTTCGACAGCCTTTGGCCTCGGGATGGAGCTGCTGAAACACGGGCACATCGAATCGGTCGTCAACACGCTGATGTACACCTGCATCTACATCTTCGCGTCCGCCGAGACGTTGAACAATCTGTACCACAAGTTCAAGATCACGATGCTGGTAATCATCACCCGCAATCAAGAGGCGATCGGCGAAGCGATCACCGCCACATCGGCACATCGCACCTACACCGTGCAGCCAGGTATCGGTGGCCACAGCGGCGAATCGTTTTGGATGGTACGGACGATCATCACGCAAGAGGAACTTCCGCACCTGGTCGACGCTGTCGAGGAATCCGACCCAAGCAGCTTTCACTACAATTACGATATCGAAGGAATCTCGCGTCGTTACTACATCACGCCGATCAGTTAGCTGCGTGAGCGATGCGACGCATTACGCTGCCAATTTAAGTCCAACGATTCCACCGATGATCAGCCCGATGCAGGCGATTCGGACCGCCGTCGCCGGCTCGCCAAACAGCAAGATCCCCAGCGATGCCGTCCCAACGGCGCCGATCCCTGTCCAGATCGCGTAACCGGTTCCCAGCGGAATCTCTTTAATCGCATGCGACAGAAAATAGAAGCTGGCGATCATCAGCACGACAGTGATCATGCTGGGCACAAGCCGCGTCCAACCTTCGGTCTGCTTCAATCCGATCGCCCACGCGACCTCCAACAAGCCAGCGATCACTAAATACAACCACGCCATTGACTGGGTCCATTTCCGTTTAAGAGTCAGCCGTTTTTACAGTTTCTATTTTGCTTCGGGCCGCGCATCGGCTGCAGCCCCTTCGTCGCACTTCTTGCATTGCAGCAGATGACCGATCATCCCCGCGCGGCCCGCGGCGGTTGTCACCCAAGGGCGATTCATCCACGGCGGCGTATGGCGAACGTGTTGGTTGTGACCACAGCCTAGCTGAGCGACCCAATCGCCCTCTTCATCGGTGTGGTATCCAATGATCGGTTGCTGCATCGATCGTCGCAGAAGCATCGTGAGAATGATGGGAAAGCCGGCGGCAAACGCATCTATTTAGCTTTGAATCGTTCGCTGGACAACCCGAGGACTTCGGGGATCGATCCAACCGACAGCGGTTGCAGCGACGACGATGCCCGCGGCGGCTGACGGAAACCGGCAACAACGACAAAATCCATCGAGGACTTCGACAGCGAACACGGTTCAGATCGCGGAACAAAAGTTCCAAGCGATCGCTCGGCAAGGCTGTTTCCAAAAAACGTCACGTGCTTCTTTGCGCGAAGTGCAGTTACGGCCGAGTCTGGTTAGAATATCGGGCATGACAATTTTGTATTACGATCCGATTTTCATGGAACACCTGACGGGCGACCATCCCGAACGGGGCGGGCGGATTTTGCCCGCGGTGCGCAACTTGAACTTTCTGGCTTTGGATTCGGCTTGCAAGCGTCCGGCTTGGGAATCGGTTTCGAAAGACCGGTTGTTCTACGTCCATCAACACAAATACATCGAAGCGCTGCAACAGATGGCCGAGACCGGTGGCGGGTTGATCGATACCGATACCGTCGTCAGCCCGAAGTCTTATGAAGTCGCATTAAAGGCGACCGGAGCGGTTTGCGACGCGGTCTGTCGTGTTGTCGCCGGCGAAGACAAGACGGCGTTTTGTCTGATCCGGCCGCCAGGACATCACGCCATGCCCGACCACGGGATGGGGTTTTGCCTGTTCAACAACATTGCCGTCGGCGCCCGCGTTGCGACCAATGAACTTGGAATCGAGCGGGTGCTGATCGTCGACTTCGACGTCCATCACGGCAACGGAACCCAAGCGATGTTCTGGGAAGCCGCCGACGTTGGCTATTATTCGATGCATCGATCTCCCCTATATCCGCACACCGGCGCGGCAGACGAAATCGGCGTCGGCCCCGGCGAGGGAACGACGATGAATCTGCCCGTCGCCTTGGGAACGCCGCGCGAAGAACAACTGGAGACGTTCACCGCCAGCGTGCACGCATTTGCCGACAAGATCAAGCCACAACTGGTGATGGTCAGCGCCGGCTTCGACGCTCATAAAGAGGATCCGATCGGATCGCTGGGGCTCGAGAGCGAAGACTTTCGAACGTTGACACACGTGCTGTTGGACGTCGCCAACAAGCATTCCGACGGCCGATTGGTCAGCGTTTTAGAAGGCGG
Above is a genomic segment from Rosistilla ulvae containing:
- a CDS encoding DUF3565 domain-containing protein; its protein translation is MLLRRSMQQPIIGYHTDEEGDWVAQLGCGHNQHVRHTPPWMNRPWVTTAAGRAGMIGHLLQCKKCDEGAAADARPEAK
- the sugE gene encoding quaternary ammonium compound efflux SMR transporter SugE → MAWLYLVIAGLLEVAWAIGLKQTEGWTRLVPSMITVVLMIASFYFLSHAIKEIPLGTGYAIWTGIGAVGTASLGILLFGEPATAVRIACIGLIIGGIVGLKLAA
- a CDS encoding histone deacetylase family protein, whose product is MTILYYDPIFMEHLTGDHPERGGRILPAVRNLNFLALDSACKRPAWESVSKDRLFYVHQHKYIEALQQMAETGGGLIDTDTVVSPKSYEVALKATGAVCDAVCRVVAGEDKTAFCLIRPPGHHAMPDHGMGFCLFNNIAVGARVATNELGIERVLIVDFDVHHGNGTQAMFWEAADVGYYSMHRSPLYPHTGAADEIGVGPGEGTTMNLPVALGTPREEQLETFTASVHAFADKIKPQLVMVSAGFDAHKEDPIGSLGLESEDFRTLTHVLLDVANKHSDGRLVSVLEGGYNAEAMAECVPIHLEQLLEA
- a CDS encoding YitT family protein yields the protein MIVSAGLLYAIALKYFVLPSKVILTGSEGIAAALSYYFENYSLFIVLYLVFQAALLAFAFARVGRTFALRSLIVVGTVVLALAGLPELQFASPEPQNERIILVIFGGLLAGFAKALAFKNRGSTGDEDILGAYFAMKYLKPVGSIAIFAAVGSTAFGLGMELLKHGHIESVVNTLMYTCIYIFASAETLNNLYHKFKITMLVIITRNQEAIGEAITATSAHRTYTVQPGIGGHSGESFWMVRTIITQEELPHLVDAVEESDPSSFHYNYDIEGISRRYYITPIS
- a CDS encoding EF-hand domain-containing protein, with product MNSTLRLIAISGILTFASTVSAQPPGRGGPPGGSPVEMIGQLFDRADTNRDGSVTKQELSVAMQAMQSMRGGQRRGNPQGGPGGPPPQAGFGGGEMTQQPPGQEGHHGPPSRPGQVIPDFVIQSLGLSDRQTKQLTALQSTVDKRLAAILSDEQMAALQQPPHGHGAPGEEADGRPQRPQ
- a CDS encoding ECF-type sigma factor, with product MKRDVTRILSAIHDGDRQAASELLPLVYEELRKLAASKMNQEKSGQTLQPTALVHEAFLRLVGGETPREWDSRGHFFAAAAEAMRRILIDNARRRGRDKRGGDYVRHELHEESAFVDAEDFDDLLALDDALNKLALEDTELAKLVELRYFTGLTIEETAQVLGQSTRTVKRHWAFARAWLQREINA
- a CDS encoding serine/threonine protein kinase: MTNPAERAIFLQAIDEESIEDRAAYLQSACGGDLQLLASVEALLAAHDQPAKLLDQPIGGGQGIAATMTPPIAEPIEHIGLQIDAYRLMEQIGEGGFGLVFVAQQDEPVARKVALKIVKPGSGSKEVIARFEAERQAVAMMNHPNIAQVFDAGVTADHRPYFVMELVRGLPITEFCDNHQLTVRERLTLLVDVCSAVHHAHQKGVIHRDIKPSNVMVTLHDAKPVAKVIDFGVAKAIGQTLTDKTIYTRFFSMIGTPLYMSPEQAEMSGLDIDTRSDIYSLGVLMYEMLVGATPFDRERMDSAGYDELRRIIREEDPPKPSKRLSTLNDALSTVATTRRLQPIRLAATIRGDLDWIVMKALEKDRTRRYESAAALAADIKRYLNSEPIEARPPSRTYQFRKFARRHRAALVTVLLVGVTMLIGSAVSLWQMTAAIDQRNQKEAALREATAAKAEIEQFAENITRANSLIASAQSHVNAGRTEAAQIDFDTAVSLQPGYYQPWVARAQFHTGRSDWEAAAEDYAKALTLGAPTNTSSWWGTPALFLLTDRPNDYRRICERLDERLGTLDERPNWELLRDCAASADYTFSVSRDELARIGEAWHLESDTRRWRPPPPPDRRHDVGRPTVPREICLYLLGLSYLRAGDNEAAIQSWTEVLEENRWRSQSIIHASLAIAYDNVGKRDQAEAELAKAREAAVEIALPTDQMEAGPQSAPWFETVEFLLTYQDARRQLGFKSKSK